A DNA window from Hordeum vulgare subsp. vulgare chromosome 1H, MorexV3_pseudomolecules_assembly, whole genome shotgun sequence contains the following coding sequences:
- the LOC123447662 gene encoding signal recognition particle 54 kDa protein 2-like, with amino-acid sequence MVLAQLGGSISRALAQMSNATVIDEKVLGECLNEISRALLQSDVQFKMVRDMQTNIRKIVNLETLAAGTNKRRIIQQAVFTELCNMLDPGKPAFTPKKGKPSVVMFVGLQGSGKTTTCTKYAYFHQRKGFKPSLVCADTFRAGAFDQLKQNATKAKIPFYGSYMESDPVKIAVEGLERFRKENSDLIIIDTSGRHKQEAALFEEMRQVAEATKPDLVIFVMDGSIGQAAFDQAQAFKQSASVGAVIITKLDGHAKGGGALSAVAATKSPVIFIGTGEHIDEFEIFDVKPFVSRLLGMGDLSGLMDKIQDVMPADQQPELLAKLAEGTFTLRLLYEQFQNLLKMGPIGQVFSMLPGFSSELMPKGHEKEGQAKIKRYMTIMDSMTAAELDSTNPKLMTESRIIRIARGSGRQIRDVTDMLEEYKRLAKMWSKMKGLKMPKNGKMSDLSQNLNIQQMTKALPPQVLKQMGGMGGLQALMKQMGGKDMSKMLGGMGLGGD; translated from the exons ATGGTGCTCGCGCAGCTGGGCGGGAGCATCTCCCGCGCGCTCGCGCAGATGAGCAACGCCACGGTGATCGACGAGAAGGTGCTCGGGGAGTGCCTCAACGAGATCTCCCGCGCGCTGCTGCAGTCCGACGTCCAGTTCAAGATGGTCCgcgacatgcagaccaacatcagGAAGATCGTCAACCTCGAGACCCTCGCCGCCGGCACCAACAAGCGACGCATCATACAGCAG GCCGTCTTCACGGAGCTCTGCAACATGCTCGATCCAGGCAAGCCGGCCTTCACCCCCAAGAAGGGCAAGCCCAGCGTCGTCATGTTCGTCGGGTTGCAAG GTTCTGGAAAAACTACTACCTGTACCAAATACGCATATTTTCATCAGCGGAAGGGATTCAAACCATCATTGGTTTGTGCCGATACATTTCGAGCTGGTGCTTTTGATCAGTTGAAACAGAATGCAACCAAGGCTAAGATACCTTTTTACGGAAG CTACATGGAATCAGATCCTGTGAAAATTGCTGTTGAGGGTCTAGAAAGGTTTAGGAAAGAGAATTCTGATCTCATCATTATTGATACGAGTGGACGCCATAAGCAGGAGGCTGCACTCTTTGAGGAAATGCGTCAAGTTGCCGAAGCAACG AAACCAGACCTGGTGATATTTGTGATGGATGGCAGCATTGGTCAGGCTGCATTTGATCAGGCACAGGCATTTAAACAAAGTGCTTCTGTTGGTGCTGTGATTATTACGAAATTGGATGGTCATGCAAAAGGAGGCGGTGCACTGAGCGC GGTTGCAGCTACAAAAAGCCCAGTGATATTTATTGGAACTGGAGAACATATTGATGAATTTGAGATTTTTGATGTGAAGCCATTTGTCAGCCGGCTGCTAG GTATGGGTGACTTGTCTGGCTTAATGGACAAGATCCAGGATGTTATGCCTGCTGATCAACAacctgagcttctggcaaagctgGCTGAAGGAACCTTCACTCTCAGACTTCTGTATGAGCAATTTCAGAATCTTCTGAAAATGGGTCCAATTGGCCAG GTATTCTCCATGTTGCCTGGATTTAGTTCAGAGTTGATGCCAAAAGGACACGAGAAAGAAGGCCAAGCAAAGATTAAGCGGTACATGACGATCATGGACTCCATGACAGCTGCAG AGCTCGACAGCACAAACCCGAAGCTGATGACAGAGTCTCGAATCATCCGGATCGCTCGAGGGTCTGGCAGGCAAATCAGAGACGTGACGGACATGCTGGAAGAGTACAAGCGGCTAGCCAAGATGTGGAGCAAGATGAAGGGGCTAAAGATGCCGAAGAACGGAAAGATGAGCGATCTGTCCCAGAACCTGAACATCCAGCAGATGACCAAAGCCCTCCCGCCCCAAGTGCTGAAGCAGATGGGCGGCATGGGCGGCCTGCAGGCCCTGATGAAGCAGATGGGCGGCAAGGACATGAGCAAAATGCTCGGTGGCATGGGACTGGGTGGTGATTAG
- the LOC123447637 gene encoding signal recognition particle 54 kDa protein 3: MEGHGRPARMVLAELGGSISRALARMSSATVVDESVLRECLNEIARALMQSDVRFKTVCDLQANIRKTVNLEALAAGTNKRRIIETSVGKELCKMLDTGKPAFVPKKGKPNVVMFVGLQGSGKTTTCTKYAHYHQRKGFKPSLVCADTFRAGAFDQLKQNATKAKIPFYGSYMESDPVKIAVEGLEKFRQEKSDLIIIDTSGRHMQEAALFEEMRQVAEATKPDLVIFVMDGSIGQAAFDQAQAFKQSASVGAVIVTKLDGHAKGGGALSAVAATKSPVIFIGTGEHIDDFDVFNVEPFVARLLGRGDLPGLIDKMESIVPADQQSELVAKLSEGAFTLRLLYEQFQNLLKMGPMSQIFSMLPGFSSELMPKGQEKQSKEKFKRYMTIMDSMTPAELDSTNPKLMTESRIIRVARGSGRKVKDVMEMLEEYKRLAKMWSKLNVSKLIPPNGKMSAQAIQKMLKVMPPQVVQQMGGKSGLEALLKQLGGGKDTSKMLAGMRGGA, from the exons GGCACGGCCGGCCGGCCAGGATGGTGCTCGCGGAGCTGGGCGGGAGCATCTCCCGCGCGCTGGCGCGGATGAGCAGCGCGACGGTGGTCGATGAGAGCGTGCTCCGGGAGTGCCTCAACGAGATCGCGCGGGCGCTCATGCAGTCCGACGTCCGGTTCAAGACGGTCTGCGACCTGCAGGCCAACATCAGGAAGACCGTCAACCTCGAGGCCCTCGCCGCCGGCACCAACAAGCGCCGCATTATAGAGACCTCCGTCGGGAAGGAGCTCTGCAAGATGCTGGATACCGGGAAGCCCGCCTTCGTCCCCAAGAAGGGCAAGCCCAACGTCGTCATGTTCGTCGGATTGCAAG GCTCTGGAAAAACAACCACCTGTACCAAGTACGCGCACTATCATCAGCGCAAGGGATTTAAGCCGTCGCTGGTTTGCGCCGACACGTTCAGAGCCGGTGCTTTTGATCAGTTAAAGCAGAACGCAACCAAGGCCAAGATACCCTTTTACGGAAG CTACATGGAGTCAGATCCTGTCAAGATTGCTGTTGAGGGCCTGGAAAAGTTCAGGCAAGAGAAATCTGATCTCATTATCATCGACACGAGTGGGCGCCATATGCAGGAGGCTGCACTCTTCGAGGAGATGCGCCAAGTTGCTGAAGCAACG AAACCAGACCTGGTGATATTTGTGATGGATGGCAGCATTGGTCAGGCTGCCTTTGATCAGGCACAGGCATTCAAACAGAGTGCTTCCGTTGGTGCTGTGATTGTCACGAAATTGGATGGTCATGCGAAGGGAGGCGGTGCACTGAGCGC GGTTGCAGCTACGAAAAGCCCGGTGATATTCATTGGAACTGGAGAACACATTGATGATTTTGACGTTTTTAACGTGGAACCATTCGTCGCCCGTCTGCTAG GTAGAGGAGACTTGCCTGGCTTAATCGACAAGATGGAGAGTATTGTGCCTGCTGATCAACAATCTGAGCTTGTGGCAAAGCTGTCTGAAGGAGCCTTCACTCTCAGACTTCTGTATGAGCAATTCCAGAATCTTCTGAAAATGGGACCAATGAGCCAG ATCTTCTCCATGCTGCCTGGGTTTAGCTCGGAGTTGATGCCAAAAGGACAGGagaaacaaagcaaagaaaaGTTCAAGCGGTACATGACAATTATGGACTCCATGACACCTGCAG AGCTCGACAGCACGAACCCGAAGCTGATGACCGAGTCGCGAATCATCCGGGTCGCTCGAGGGTCCGGCAGGAAAGTCAAGGACGTGATGGAGATGCTGGAAGAGTACAAGCGACTAGCCAAGATGTGGAGTAAGCTGAATGTATCGAAATTGATACCGCCGAATGGAAAGATGAGTGCTCAGGCCATCCAGAAGATGCTCAAAGTCATGCCGCCACAAGTGGTGCAGCAGATGGGGGGCAAAAGTGGCTTGGAGGCTCTCCTGAAACAATTGGGCGGAGGCAAGGACACGAGCAAAATGCTTGCTGGCATGAGGGGTGGTGCTTAG
- the LOC123401324 gene encoding subtilisin-like protease SBT3.4: MKSTQTPRHHLRNPLLALLFLAAAAAAQIAMAAEPEQAAAAQEATVHIVYVDRPEDADPEEFHIRTLSPILGSEEKARDTVLYHYKHAASGFSAKLTVEQVEDLKSECPLPSTSWSSSYACLRCTELLVWNLVAPA; encoded by the exons atGAAGAGCACCCAAACCCCGCGCCATCACCTCCGTAACCCTCTGCTCGCCCTCCTATTcctcgcagcagcagcagcagcccagaTCGCCATGGCGGCCGAGCCGGAGCAGGCGGCCGCGGCGCAGGAGGCGACCGTGCACATCGTCTACGTCGACCGTCCCGAGGACGCCGACCCCGAGGAGTTCCACATCCGCACCCTCTCCCCCATCCTCGGCAG cgaggagaaggccagggacaCGGTGCTCTACCACTACAAGCACGCCGCCAGCGGCTTCTCTGCGAAGCTCACCGTCGAGCAGGTCGAGGACCTCAAGAGTGAGTGCCCCCTTCCTTCCACTTCATGGAGTTCCAGTTATGCTTGCCTCCGATGTACTGAACTCTTAGTGTGGAATTTAGTTGCACCTGCATAA